A portion of the Mus pahari chromosome 17, PAHARI_EIJ_v1.1, whole genome shotgun sequence genome contains these proteins:
- the Panx2 gene encoding pannexin-2 → MHHLLEQSADMATALLAGEKLRELILPGSQDDKAGALAALLLQLKLELPFDRVVTIGTVLVPILLVTLVFTKNFAEEPIYCYTPHNFTRDQALYARGYCWTELRDALPGVDASLWPSLFEHKFLPYALLAFAAIMYVPALGWEFLASTRLTSELNFLLQEIDNCYHRAAEGRAPKIEKQIQSKGPGITEREKREIIENAEKEKSPEQNLFEKYLERRGRSNFLAKLYLARHVLILLLSVVPISYLCTYYATQKQNEFTCALGASPDGPVGSAGPTVRVSCKLPSVQLQRIIAGVDIVLLCFMNLIILVNLIHLFIFRKSNFIFDKLNKVGIKTRRQWRRSQFCDINILAMFCNENRDHIKSLNRLDFITNESDLMYDNVVRQLLAALAQSNHDTTPTVRDSGIQTVDPSINPAEPDGSAEPPVVKRPRKKMKWIPTSNPLPQPFKEQLAIMRVENSKTEKPKPVRRKTATDTLIAPLLDAGARAAHHYKGSGGDSGPSSAPPAASEKKHTRHFSLDVHPYILGTKKTKTEAVPPALPASRSQEGGFLSQTEECGLGLAAAPTKDAPLPEKEIPYPTEPALPGLPSGGPFHVCSPPAAPAAASLSPGSLSKADPLTILSRNATHPLLHISTLYEAREEEEGGPCAPSDMGDLLSIPPPQQILIATFEEPRTVVSTVEF, encoded by the exons ATGCACCACCTCCTGGAGCAGTCGGCGGACATGGCGACCGCTCTGCTGGCGGGCGAGAAGCTGAGGGAGCTGATCCTGCCTGGCTCGCAGGACGACAAGGCGGGCGCGCTGGCCGCGCTGCTGCTGCAGCTCAAGCTGGAACTGCCGTTCGACCGCGTGGTCACCATCGGCACCGTGCTGGTACCCATCCTGCTGGTCACCCTGGTCTTCACCAAGAACTTCGCAG AGGAACCAATTTACTGTTATACTCCGCACAACTTCACCCGTGATCAGGCGCTGTACGCCCGCGGCTACTGCTGGACAGAGCTGCGGGACGCGCTGCCCGGCGTGGATGCCAGCCTCTGGCCATCGTTGTTTGAGCACAAGTTCCTGCCCTACGCGCTGCTGGCCTTTGCCGCCATCATGTACGTGCCCGCGTTGGGCTGGGAGTTCCTCGCCTCCACGCGCCTCACCTCGGAGCTCAACTTCCTGCTTCAGGAGATCGACAATTGCTACCACCGAGCGGCCGAGGGTCGCGCCCCCAAGATTGAGAAACAGATCCAGTCCAAGGGGCCCGGCATCACGGAGCGCGAGAAGCGAGAGATCATTGAGAACGCCGAGAAGGAGAAGAGCCCCGAGCAGAATCTGTTTGAGAAGTACCTGGAGCGCCGGGGCCGCAGTAACTTCCTGGCAAAACTGTACTTGGCACGGCACGTCCTGATCCTGCTGCTCAGTGTGGTGCCCATCTCCTACCTATGCACATACTACGCCACCCAGAAGCAGAACGAGTTCACCTGTGCGCTGGGCGCCTCACCTGACGGGCCAGTGGGTAGCGCTGGGCCCACGGTGCGCGTCAGCTGTAAGCTACCGTCTGTGCAGCTGCAGCGGATCATTGCAGGTGTGGACATCGTCTTGCTCTGCTTCATGAACCTCATCATCCTGGTCAACCTCATTCACCTCTTCATCTTCCGCAAGAGCAACTTCATCTTCGACAAACTAAACAAGGTGGGTATCAAGACGCGCCGGCAGTGGCGCCGCTCGCAATTCTGCGACATCAACATCCTGGCCATGTTCTGTAACGAGAACCGCGACCACATCAAGTCGCTGAACCGGCTGGACTTCATCACCAACGAGAGCGACCTCATGTACGACAACGTGGTGCGGCAGCTTCTGGCTGCCTTGGCTCAGTCTAACCACGACACCACGCCCACTGTGCGGGACTCTGGCATCCAGACCGTGGACCCCAGCATCAACCCTGCGGAGCCTGATGGCTCTGCTGAGCCACCCGTGGTCAAGCGGCCCCGTAAGAAGATGAAGTGGATCCCCACCAGCAACCCGCTGCCACAGCCCTTCAAGGAGCAGCTGGCCATTATGCGCGTGGAAAACAGCAAGACTGAGAAGCCCAAGCCCGTGCGCAGGAAGACAGCCACAGACACACTTATTGCCCCGCTTCTGGACGCCGGTGCCCGGGCTGCCCACCACTACAAGGGTAGTGGAGGTGATTCGGGCCCCTCCTCTGCCCCGCCTGCTGCCTCTGAGAAAAAGCATACCCGTCACTTCTCCTTGGACGTGCATCCCTATATCCTAGGTACGAAGAAGACCAAGACTGAGGCGGTACCCCCTGCCCTCCCAGCCTCCCGGAGCCAGGAAGGTGGCTTCCTGTCCCAGACAGAGGAATGTGGGCTGGGCCTGGCTGCAGCACCCACCAAAG ATGCTCCACTCCCCGAGAAGGAAATCCCGTACCCCACAGAGCCTGCCCTGCCGGGGCTCCCATCTGGGGGACCATTCCATGTCTGCTCACCCCCTGCAGCCCCCGCCGCTGCTTCCCTGTCACCAGGCAGTCTGAGCAAGGCTGACCCCCTCACCATCCTGAGCCGAAATGCCACTCACCCCCTGCTCCACATCAGCACGCTGTATGAGGCccgggaagaggaggaaggaggcccCTGTGCACCCTCAGACATGGGCGACCTCCTCAGCATACCCCCGCCCCAGCAGATCCTCATCGCCACCTTCGAGGAGCCAAGAACAGTTGTGAGTACTGTGGAGTTTTGA
- the Trabd gene encoding traB domain-containing protein — MEGEEKPAQEADMEPVVTSGASEAVPRVLPGDTQSISDVDAFNLLLEMKLKRRRERPNLPRTVTQLVAEDGSRVYVVGTAHFSDDSKRDVVKTIREVQPDVVVVELCQYRVSMLKMDERTLLREAKEVSLEKLQQAVRQNGLMSGLMQMLLLKVSAHITEQLGMAPGGEFREAFKEASKVPFCKFHLGDRPIPVTFKRAIAALSFWQKVKLAWGLCFLSDPISKDDVERCKQKDLLEQMMAEMIGEFPDLHRTIVSERDVYLTYMLRQAARRLELPRASDAEPRKCVPSVVVGVVGMGHVPGIEKNWSTDLNIQEIMTVPPPSLSGRVSRLAVKAAFFGLLGYSLYWMGRRTMNLVLSLPAAQFCLQRVSEARPGR; from the exons atggagggagaggagaagccaGCTCAAGAG GCTGACATGGAACCCGTGGTAACGTCAGGGGCCTCAGAAGCAGTGCCAAGGGTGCTACCTGGAGACACTCAGAGCATCT CTGATGTGGATGCCTTCAACTTGCTCCTGGAGATGAAACTGAAACGACGGCGTGAACGCCCCAACCTTCCACGTACTGTGACCCAGCTAGTGGCCGAGGATGGGAGCAGGGTGTATGTGGTGGGCACTGCTCACTTCAGTGATGATAGCAAGAGGGACGTAGTGAAG ACTATCCGGGAGGTGCAGCCGGATGTGGTCGTTGTGGAACTCTGTCAGTACCGTGTATCCATGCTCAAGATGGATGAGAGAACGCTGCTGCGAGAGGCCAAGGAGGTCAGCCTGGAGAAGCTGCAGCAGGCTGTCAGGCAG AATGGGCTTATGTCTGGACTCATGCAGATGTTGCTGCTGAAGGTGTCTGCTCACATCACTGAGCAGCTGGGCATGGCCCCTGGTGGCGAGTTCAGGGAGGCCTTCAAGGAG GCCAGCAAGGTACCATTCTGCAAATTCCACCTGGGTGACCGACCGATCCCAGTCACCTTCAAGAGGGCCATTGCTGCACTCTCCTTCTGGCAGAAAGTCAAGCTGGCCTGGGGCCTGTGCTTCCTGTCAGACCCCATCAG CAAAGACGATGTGGAGCGCTGCAAGCAGAAGGACCTGTTGGAGCAGATGATGGCTGAGATGATTGGGGAGTTTCCTGACCTGCATCGAACCATTGTCTCAGAGCGTGATGTCTATCTGACCTATATGCTGCGGCAGGCCGCACGGCGCCTTGAGCTTCCCCGCGCCTCTGATG CTGAGCCCAGGAAGTGTGTCCCATCTGTGGTTGTGGGCGTTGTTGGCATGGGGCATGTGCCTGGCATTGAGAAGAACTGGAGTACCGACCTCAACATCCAGGAGATCATGAC AGTCCCCCCACCGTCCCTCTCAGGCAGAGTGTCCCGGTTGGCCGTGAAGGCTGCCTTCTTTGGTCTCCTGGGCTACAGCCTGTACTGGATGGGCCGTCGAACCATGAACCTGGTCCTATCACTGCCTGCTGCGCAGTTCTGCCTCCAGAGGGTGAGCGAAGCCCGGCCAGGCCGGTAG